GCTGCCAAAAACCACCCAAACACCAAAGATGGCAAGCTGGTTGTGTTGAAAATCGTTCTTGCCATCTAAAATAAAATACGTAGTCACATACAAAAGCGGTATGGCTATTAGAAACATATCGACTATAAAAGCCTTTACACGGCTAATAATAGGCGCCGGTATGGCTTTTTGTTTTTGCATATTTTTCATTTAAATTTACTAAAATTCAAACTAATTGCCACGACTTCCAGGCTTAATAGCCTTGCTTCCAGTTTTACAAAGAGGACAAGCACTAGGCTCATATATCTCAAATTCAAAATTTCCAAGAGCAAAAAGTGGCTTATCAAACGGCAATTTACAGCTAGCTTTTGCTTCGTTATTTAAATTTGCAACCTTACAAAAACCGCGATTTGCAAGTGCAGCAAACCCAACAACCACACCGCCGTTTTCTTCTATGATCTTTGCACTTTCTAAAGCTGATCCGCCAGTCGTGATGATATCTTCGCAAATGATAAATCTCTCGCCTTTGCTGACATTAAAACCACGTCTTAAACTCATGACTTTCTCAACTCTTTCAGTAAAGATAAATCTCTTTTTACCTGCACGTGCAAGCTCATAACCTGCTAAAATTCCGCCTAGTGCTGGAGAACAAACGCTGTCAAACAAAACCCCAGCTTTTTCTATCACTCTAAAAAGCTCATCTGCTAATTTACCAGCCAAAATAGGATCTTCAAGCACCTTTGCACTTTGGAGATAATACTCTGAATGATTTCCGCTACTTAGCAAAAAATGCCCTTTTAGATACGCCTTTGCATCACGATAAATTTCTTCTAAATTCATAATCAAACCTTTAAAAGCTCAGCCTCTTTTTCTTTGACGATCTGATCCACTTTTGCGATATAACTATCTGTTATCTTTTGAACCTCGTCATAACCTTTTTTTATCTCATCTTCACTTACTAGCTTATCTTTTTCTATCTTTTTAACTTCGTCATTTGCATCTTTTCTGATATTTCTTATGGCGACTTTCGCCTTTTCGCCCATAGATTTTGCCTCTTTTGCATTTTTTTGTCTATCTTCTGTAGTCATCGGAGGAAAAAATAGCTTAACGCTTTCGCCATCATTGTTCGGATTGACACCGATATTTGCAGCTTGTATCGCAGAAGCTATGGTTTTTAGCATACTTTTTTCCCAAGGAGTGATAGAAATAGTGCTAGCATCTGTAGTAAGGACTGTAGCAACTTGATTTAACGCAGTAGGACTACCATAATAATCAACATAGATATGATCTACTATATTTATGCTTACTTTGCCTGTTCTAAGTGTGCCAAAATCACGTTTTAAAGCCTCTAATGCTTTATCGCAGTAAGCTTTTTGATTGTTATAAATTTCAT
The sequence above is a segment of the Campylobacter hyointestinalis subsp. lawsonii genome. Coding sequences within it:
- the pyrE gene encoding orotate phosphoribosyltransferase, with protein sequence MNLEEIYRDAKAYLKGHFLLSSGNHSEYYLQSAKVLEDPILAGKLADELFRVIEKAGVLFDSVCSPALGGILAGYELARAGKKRFIFTERVEKVMSLRRGFNVSKGERFIICEDIITTGGSALESAKIIEENGGVVVGFAALANRGFCKVANLNNEAKASCKLPFDKPLFALGNFEFEIYEPSACPLCKTGSKAIKPGSRGN
- the frr gene encoding ribosome recycling factor gives rise to the protein MLNEIYNNQKAYCDKALEALKRDFGTLRTGKVSINIVDHIYVDYYGSPTALNQVATVLTTDASTISITPWEKSMLKTIASAIQAANIGVNPNNDGESVKLFFPPMTTEDRQKNAKEAKSMGEKAKVAIRNIRKDANDEVKKIEKDKLVSEDEIKKGYDEVQKITDSYIAKVDQIVKEKEAELLKV